One Coffea arabica cultivar ET-39 chromosome 5c, Coffea Arabica ET-39 HiFi, whole genome shotgun sequence DNA window includes the following coding sequences:
- the LOC140007616 gene encoding probable sucrose-phosphate synthase 3 — MVLTGHSLGRNKLEQLLKQGRQSKEDINSTYKIMRRVEAEELSLDAAELVITSTKQEIDEQWGLYDGFNVKLEKVLRARARRGVNCHGRYMPRMAVIPPGMDFSNVIAQEDTAEVDGELVALTNGDGASPKALPPIWSEVMRFLTNPHKPMILALSRPDPKKNITTLAAHYADAIGPCYGIPNYCDVWMDKLRCLTVTFGRSFPVLATW, encoded by the exons ATGGTTCTGACAGGGCACTCACTCGGTAGAAACAAGCTAGAACAACTTCTGAAACAAGGAAGGCAATCAAAAGAGGACATTAATTCTACATACAAAATTATGCGTAGGGTAGAAGCAGAAGAACTTTCACTTGATGCTGCAGAACTTGTTATTACAAGCACCAAGCAGGAGATTGATGAACAGTGGGGACTatatgatggatttaatgtaaAGCTTGAGAAAGTTTTGAGGGCCCGTGCAAGAAGAGGGGTCAATTGCCATGGTCGCTACATGCCAAGGATGGCG GTTATCCCTCCTGGGATGGACTTCAGCAATGTCATAGCACAAGAAGACACAGCCGAAGTCGATGGTGAACTTGTAGCACTAACCAATGGTGATGGTGCTTCACCTAAAGCACTCCCTCCAATATGGTCAGAA GTAATGCGGTTTCTCACAAATCCCCACAAGCCAATGATTCTAGCATTGTCAAGACCAGATCCAAAGAAAAATATTACCACACTTGCAGCTCATTATGCTGATGCTATTGGTCCCTGCTATGGAATTCCCAATTATTGTGATGTTTGG ATGGATAAACTCCGATGTCTCACTGTTACATTTGGAAGGTCTTTTCCTGTGCTTGCGACTTGGTAA